A region of Jannaschia sp. W003 DNA encodes the following proteins:
- a CDS encoding bifunctional UDP-sugar hydrolase/5'-nucleotidase, whose translation MTRLLSSTAALLALSAGMAQAEFAMTILHTNDFHARFEPISKYDGPCAAEDNEAGECFGGTARLVNAVRDAKARAGENVLLVDGGDQFQGTLFYTQYKGAMSAEMMNMLGYDAMTVGNHEFDDGPEVLREFAETIEFPILMSNGDVTNEPLLSDVIEKSTVVEVGGEKVGLIGLTPQDTDELASPGPNVTFSDPSEAVQAEVDRLAEEGVNKIVVLSHSGYETDKTVAENTTGVDVIVGGHTNTLLGDMEGAEGPYPTMVGDTAIVQAYAYGKFLGELNVRFDDDGNVVEAAGQPLLIDAAVAEDEATVTRIRELAEPLEEIRNRVVATTAAPIGGDREFCRAQECEMGSLIADAMLDRVRDQGIDVAIQNGGGIRASIDAGEVTMGEVLTVLPFQNTLSTFRVDGATLKAALENGVSQVEEGAGRFAQVAGMTYSFDATAEPGSRITEVMIGGEPLDESATYGVVSNNYVRNGGDGYAMFVDAADAYDYGPDLADVTAEYLAAQGAEFEPYTDGRIAAN comes from the coding sequence ATGACCAGACTTCTCTCCTCCACCGCGGCGCTGCTCGCGCTCTCGGCCGGCATGGCGCAGGCCGAGTTCGCGATGACGATCCTGCACACCAACGACTTCCACGCCCGCTTCGAGCCGATCTCGAAGTACGACGGCCCCTGCGCCGCCGAGGACAACGAGGCCGGCGAGTGCTTCGGCGGCACCGCGCGCCTCGTGAACGCGGTGCGCGACGCCAAGGCGCGCGCGGGCGAGAACGTGCTGCTCGTGGACGGCGGCGACCAGTTCCAGGGCACGCTGTTCTACACCCAGTACAAGGGCGCCATGTCGGCCGAGATGATGAACATGCTCGGCTACGACGCGATGACCGTGGGAAACCACGAGTTCGACGACGGCCCCGAGGTGCTGCGCGAGTTCGCCGAGACCATCGAGTTCCCGATCCTGATGTCGAACGGCGACGTCACCAACGAGCCGCTGCTCTCGGACGTGATCGAGAAGTCGACCGTGGTCGAGGTGGGCGGCGAGAAGGTCGGCCTGATCGGCCTGACGCCCCAGGACACCGACGAGCTGGCCTCGCCCGGCCCGAACGTCACCTTCTCCGACCCGTCCGAGGCCGTGCAGGCCGAGGTTGACCGCCTCGCGGAGGAGGGCGTGAACAAGATCGTGGTGCTTAGCCACTCGGGCTACGAGACCGACAAGACCGTGGCCGAGAACACCACCGGCGTGGACGTGATCGTGGGCGGGCACACCAACACCCTGCTCGGCGACATGGAGGGCGCGGAAGGCCCGTACCCGACCATGGTGGGCGACACCGCCATCGTGCAGGCCTACGCCTACGGGAAGTTCCTGGGCGAGCTGAACGTGCGCTTCGACGACGATGGCAACGTGGTGGAGGCCGCGGGCCAGCCGCTGCTGATCGACGCGGCCGTCGCCGAGGACGAGGCCACGGTCACGCGCATCCGGGAGCTGGCCGAGCCGCTCGAGGAGATCCGCAACCGGGTGGTGGCGACCACCGCCGCGCCGATCGGCGGCGACCGCGAGTTCTGCCGCGCGCAGGAGTGCGAGATGGGCTCGCTGATCGCCGACGCCATGCTGGACCGGGTGCGGGACCAGGGCATCGACGTGGCCATCCAGAACGGCGGCGGCATCCGCGCTTCGATCGACGCGGGCGAGGTGACCATGGGCGAGGTGCTGACGGTGCTGCCGTTCCAGAACACGCTGTCGACCTTCCGCGTGGACGGCGCGACGCTGAAGGCCGCCCTCGAGAACGGCGTGAGCCAGGTCGAGGAGGGCGCGGGCCGCTTCGCGCAGGTCGCCGGCATGACCTACAGCTTCGATGCCACGGCCGAGCCGGGCAGCCGGATCACCGAGGTCATGATCGGCGGCGAGCCGCTGGACGAGTCCGCGACCTACGGCGTGGTGTCCAACAACTACGTGCGCAACGGCGGCGATGGCTACGCCATGTTCGTGGACGCGGCCGACGCCTACGACTACGGCCCCGATCTCGCCGACGTGACCGCGGAGTACCTAGCCGCGCAGGGCGCCGAGTTCGAGCCCTACACCGACGGCCGCATCGCGGCGAACTGA
- a CDS encoding DUF952 domain-containing protein produces MIYKIFRTPEWDALRADGTTLGAAVDRADGFIHFSTAAQAPETARRHFADVEGLWLVACEEAALGPNLRWEPSRGGEDFPHLYAPLRRDQVAWAQPLPLVDGEHQFPAGLA; encoded by the coding sequence ATGATCTACAAGATTTTCCGCACCCCCGAGTGGGACGCCCTGCGGGCCGACGGCACCACCCTCGGGGCGGCCGTGGACCGGGCCGACGGCTTCATCCACTTCTCAACAGCCGCCCAGGCGCCCGAGACCGCGCGGCGCCACTTCGCGGACGTGGAAGGCCTCTGGCTGGTGGCCTGCGAGGAGGCGGCCCTCGGCCCCAACCTGCGCTGGGAGCCGTCGCGCGGGGGCGAGGACTTCCCCCACCTCTACGCGCCGCTGCGCCGCGACCAGGTCGCCTGGGCGCAACCGCTTCCGCTGGTGGACGGCGAGCACCAGTTCCCTGCCGGCCTCGCATGA
- a CDS encoding quinone-dependent dihydroorotate dehydrogenase gives MIERLGLAALHRLDPERAHGAALAALRAGLGPRGGPETSPRLATTLAGLALANPVGLAAGFDKNAVALGPLARAGFGWLEVGAATPLPQPGNPRPRLFRLAEDRAAINRFGFNNDGMEAIAARLAARPRGGVPVGLNLGANKASADRAGDYARVLSRCGPHVDFATVNVSSPNTESLRDLQGPEALRALLAGVLTARAALARPIPVFLKIAPDLSDAELEALAEAAGSVDAVIATNTTLARDGLRSPHGAEAGGLSGAPLFRRSTQVLARLSTLMPGMPLVGVGGVGSAEDALAKIRAGAAAVQLYTALVYEGPGLAGRIARRLDALLARDGFASVAEAVGTDRDRWL, from the coding sequence ATGATCGAGCGCCTTGGCCTTGCCGCCCTCCACCGGCTCGACCCGGAGCGGGCGCACGGGGCGGCGCTCGCGGCCCTGCGGGCGGGGCTGGGACCGCGCGGGGGGCCGGAGACGTCGCCGCGCCTCGCCACCACGCTCGCGGGTCTCGCGCTGGCGAACCCGGTGGGGCTGGCGGCGGGCTTCGACAAGAACGCAGTCGCCCTCGGACCCCTCGCCCGCGCCGGCTTCGGCTGGCTCGAGGTCGGGGCGGCCACGCCCCTGCCCCAACCCGGCAACCCCCGCCCGCGGCTGTTCCGCCTCGCCGAGGACCGCGCGGCGATCAACCGCTTCGGGTTCAACAACGACGGGATGGAGGCCATCGCCGCCCGGCTGGCGGCGCGCCCCCGCGGCGGCGTGCCGGTGGGCCTGAACCTCGGCGCCAACAAGGCTAGCGCCGACCGTGCCGGGGACTACGCGCGCGTGCTGAGCCGTTGCGGCCCGCACGTCGACTTCGCGACCGTGAACGTCTCCTCGCCCAACACCGAATCGCTGCGCGACCTGCAGGGGCCGGAAGCCCTGCGCGCGCTGCTGGCGGGCGTGCTGACCGCCCGCGCGGCCCTCGCCCGCCCGATCCCGGTGTTCCTGAAGATCGCGCCCGACCTCTCCGACGCCGAGCTGGAGGCGCTGGCCGAGGCGGCCGGGAGCGTCGACGCCGTGATCGCCACCAACACCACGCTCGCCCGCGACGGCCTGAGGTCGCCTCACGGCGCCGAAGCCGGCGGCCTGTCGGGCGCGCCCCTGTTCCGGCGCTCGACGCAGGTGCTGGCGCGGCTCTCGACCCTGATGCCCGGCATGCCCCTCGTGGGCGTGGGCGGCGTGGGGTCGGCCGAGGACGCCCTCGCCAAGATCCGCGCCGGCGCCGCGGCGGTGCAGCTTTACACCGCGCTGGTCTACGAGGGCCCGGGGCTGGCCGGCCGCATCGCCCGGAGGCTGGACGCCCTGCTGGCGCGCGACGGCTTCGCCTCGGTGGCCGAGGCGGTCGGCACCGATCGCGACCGCTGGCTCTAG
- a CDS encoding DUF2726 domain-containing protein, which yields MDFASLLGAVPPPALAVVAVATLVMFLRARGLRTARPRPTDVPEALADCTIRAVNRLMSAEQAACFAAVRRWAEPRGLHVCAEVSLSALFTVDHADRRRRASGFGSLRQKYLDLLVIDAACRPLVGIEYHGSGHFGARAKRSDAIKRHAFAAAGLQLLEVDRNVGAAELARRLDAAVPQAPDEGRRAA from the coding sequence ATGGATTTCGCCTCGCTCCTCGGCGCCGTGCCGCCGCCCGCCCTCGCCGTCGTCGCGGTCGCGACGCTCGTCATGTTCCTGCGCGCCCGCGGTCTGCGCACCGCGCGGCCGCGCCCCACCGACGTGCCCGAGGCGCTGGCCGACTGCACCATCCGTGCGGTGAACCGGCTGATGAGCGCGGAGCAGGCCGCGTGCTTCGCCGCGGTCCGGCGCTGGGCCGAGCCGCGGGGGCTCCACGTCTGCGCCGAGGTCAGCCTGTCCGCCCTGTTCACCGTGGATCACGCCGACCGCCGCCGGCGCGCGTCTGGGTTCGGCTCGCTGCGGCAGAAGTACCTCGACCTCCTGGTGATCGACGCCGCGTGCCGGCCCCTCGTGGGGATCGAGTATCACGGTTCCGGGCACTTCGGCGCGCGTGCGAAGCGCAGCGACGCGATCAAGCGCCATGCCTTCGCCGCTGCGGGACTGCAGCTGCTTGAGGTGGACCGGAACGTCGGCGCGGCGGAGCTGGCGCGGCGGCTCGATGCGGCGGTGCCCCAAGCGCCGGATGAGGGTCGGCGCGCCGCCTAG
- a CDS encoding DUF3806 domain-containing protein — MSDARTPFTAQDRRLVRGWIDWVAGHAEPPAPMDSHAAIMDHLDGLLAQDFVREYGSEELFAIGIAWGDALRMRHAGWEWVSMASKGGSTVALDLRGAKGVADPDALVTPGHIFARRAGTAERLDPRAMEARLLEEIGSVAGGAAE, encoded by the coding sequence ATGTCCGACGCGCGCACGCCGTTCACCGCCCAGGACCGCAGGCTCGTGCGCGGCTGGATCGACTGGGTGGCGGGCCACGCCGAGCCCCCCGCGCCCATGGACAGCCATGCCGCGATCATGGACCACCTCGACGGCCTGCTCGCCCAGGACTTCGTGCGCGAGTACGGCAGCGAGGAGCTGTTCGCGATCGGCATCGCCTGGGGCGACGCGCTGCGCATGAGGCACGCGGGCTGGGAGTGGGTGTCGATGGCCTCGAAGGGCGGCTCCACGGTGGCGCTGGACCTGCGCGGTGCGAAGGGCGTGGCCGATCCCGACGCGCTGGTGACGCCGGGCCACATCTTCGCCCGCCGCGCCGGAACGGCCGAGCGCCTGGACCCGCGCGCGATGGAGGCCCGGCTGCTGGAGGAGATCGGATCGGTCGCGGGCGGGGCGGCGGAGTAG
- a CDS encoding lysozyme inhibitor LprI family protein, producing the protein MRATALLAALLALPAAAQEAPVPVDCEAPKGIGEVLRCAEFALDEAEGAMDQAYRLALTRAEVLGEDWDRRGGTPGDVSIRDMIERSQEAWRAHADAHCAAVSLAAGAGADEDGIAAALALCLTHQAELRAAELALFGEPA; encoded by the coding sequence ATGAGGGCGACGGCGCTCCTCGCCGCGCTGCTCGCGCTGCCCGCCGCCGCGCAGGAGGCGCCGGTCCCCGTGGACTGCGAGGCGCCCAAGGGCATCGGCGAGGTGCTCCGCTGCGCGGAGTTCGCGCTCGACGAGGCGGAGGGCGCGATGGACCAGGCCTACCGGCTCGCGCTCACCCGCGCCGAGGTGCTGGGCGAGGACTGGGATCGCCGCGGCGGAACGCCGGGCGACGTCTCGATCCGCGACATGATCGAGCGCTCGCAGGAGGCATGGCGCGCCCACGCCGACGCGCACTGCGCGGCCGTGTCGCTGGCCGCGGGGGCGGGGGCCGACGAGGACGGGATCGCCGCCGCGCTCGCGCTGTGCCTGACCCATCAGGCGGAGCTGCGCGCCGCCGAGCTGGCGCTGTTCGGCGAGCCCGCCTAG